In a single window of the Allobranchiibius huperziae genome:
- the ypfJ gene encoding KPN_02809 family neutral zinc metallopeptidase, translated as MTFNDNANIGTSDVSSGGSSGGGGSFAPGGMVAGGGVGGLVLTVIIILITHFAGGGTGGTTSNADGAGNAGNVAGNQYDGGQVGGSDQVQQQLAACKTGADANRNDICLIKATVATVENFWTTYLPKATGKQYTGAVAVVYSGSTQSACGTASNQTGPFYCPLDKKVYIDAGFFSELSSKYGADTGQLAKEYVVAHEYGHHIQDLLGALGRAQQDPQGATSGSVRTELQADCYAGLWAHYATTTKDANGTAYLKAITASDIRSALSAASAVGDDRIQKQSSGRVNQDTWTHGSSAERQHWFQTGYQTGRLNACDTFNATSLG; from the coding sequence GTGACGTTCAACGACAACGCCAACATCGGCACCTCCGACGTCTCCAGCGGCGGTTCGAGCGGCGGTGGCGGGAGTTTCGCGCCGGGCGGGATGGTCGCCGGCGGGGGTGTCGGCGGGCTGGTCTTGACCGTCATCATCATCCTCATCACCCACTTCGCGGGCGGTGGCACCGGCGGCACGACGTCGAACGCCGACGGCGCGGGCAACGCCGGCAATGTCGCCGGCAATCAGTACGACGGAGGGCAGGTCGGCGGAAGCGACCAGGTGCAGCAGCAGCTCGCCGCCTGCAAGACCGGTGCCGACGCCAACCGCAACGACATCTGCCTCATCAAGGCCACCGTGGCGACGGTGGAGAACTTCTGGACCACCTATCTGCCCAAGGCCACCGGCAAGCAGTACACCGGGGCCGTCGCGGTGGTCTACAGCGGCAGCACCCAGTCCGCCTGCGGCACCGCCAGCAACCAGACCGGACCCTTCTACTGCCCGCTCGACAAGAAGGTCTACATCGACGCCGGCTTCTTCTCCGAGCTGAGCAGCAAGTACGGCGCGGACACCGGTCAGCTGGCCAAGGAGTACGTCGTGGCGCACGAGTACGGCCACCACATCCAGGACCTGCTCGGCGCACTCGGACGCGCGCAGCAGGATCCCCAGGGCGCCACGAGCGGCTCCGTCCGCACGGAACTGCAGGCCGACTGCTACGCGGGTCTCTGGGCGCACTACGCCACGACCACCAAGGACGCCAACGGGACGGCGTACCTGAAGGCCATCACCGCCTCGGACATCAGGTCGGCACTGTCGGCGGCCTCCGCCGTCGGCGACGACCGCATCCAGAAGCAGTCGTCCGGACGTGTCAACCAGGACACCTGGACGCACGGGTCGTCCGCCGAGCGGCAGCACTGGTTCCAGACGGGCTATCAGACCGGCCGGCTCAACGCCTGCGACACCTTCAACGCCACCTCGCTCGGCTGA
- a CDS encoding class F sortase — MKNRTRAQTIAIGVLCACLVLGGIVAIVWGTHRPAHTDAIPLPASQTSSSSTSPASPSVTSPSTSSSANSPAAAPLSPPSKISIPSLNEGSTLLTLGATANREIVVPDDKHADQAGWFTGSPTPGAVGPATIVGHVTSSRGGAVFYHLAQIKNGATVTVTLKSGKVLTYDVYRVVSVPKDNFPTQAVYGNTTDPELRLITCGGSFDSATGHFRNNTVVYARLAA, encoded by the coding sequence ATGAAGAACCGGACACGCGCACAGACCATCGCTATCGGCGTGCTGTGCGCGTGTCTGGTCCTCGGTGGCATCGTCGCTATCGTGTGGGGCACGCACCGCCCCGCCCACACCGACGCCATCCCGCTTCCGGCGTCGCAGACGAGCAGCTCGAGCACCTCGCCCGCCAGCCCGTCCGTGACGTCCCCGTCGACGTCCTCCTCGGCGAACAGCCCCGCGGCGGCGCCCCTCTCACCACCCAGCAAGATCAGCATCCCGAGTCTGAACGAGGGGTCGACGCTGCTGACGCTCGGCGCGACCGCCAACCGGGAGATCGTCGTACCGGACGACAAGCACGCCGACCAGGCGGGCTGGTTCACCGGATCACCCACCCCCGGAGCCGTCGGTCCGGCCACCATCGTCGGCCACGTCACCAGCTCGCGCGGGGGAGCGGTCTTCTATCACCTGGCTCAGATCAAGAACGGCGCCACCGTGACGGTGACCCTGAAGAGCGGGAAGGTCCTGACCTACGACGTCTATCGCGTCGTCAGCGTCCCCAAGGACAACTTCCCGACCCAGGCGGTCTACGGCAACACCACCGACCCTGAACTGCGCCTGATCACCTGCGGCGGCAGTTTCGACTCGGCGACCGGCCACTTCCGCAACAACACCGTCGTCTACGCCCGCCTGGCCGCCTAG
- a CDS encoding metal-sulfur cluster assembly factor, translating into MTDTTPATTSPTNVADLEEAMRDVVDPELGINVVDLGLVYGITVDGEANAVIDMTLTSAACPLTDVIEDQTGAALEGLTNSFRINWVWMPPWGPDKITDDGREQLRALGFNV; encoded by the coding sequence ATGACGGACACCACGCCAGCGACCACCAGCCCCACCAACGTCGCCGACCTCGAGGAGGCCATGCGCGACGTGGTCGACCCCGAGCTCGGCATCAACGTCGTCGACCTCGGTCTCGTCTACGGCATCACCGTCGACGGCGAGGCCAACGCGGTCATCGACATGACGCTGACCAGCGCCGCCTGCCCGCTCACCGATGTGATCGAGGATCAGACCGGGGCCGCCCTGGAGGGCCTGACCAACAGCTTCCGGATCAACTGGGTCTGGATGCCGCCATGGGGCCCGGACAAGATCACCGACGACGGCCGCGAGCAGCTGCGGGCGCTCGGCTTCAACGTCTGA
- a CDS encoding zf-HC2 domain-containing protein encodes MTGWSYDPVRADLAAYALGALEPADEMAVRDHLPTCEECRAELAEFSAIVPRLAAVADSDLTLPRPPAALFDRVAAAVDATEQDGTQEPPASGPTWRKRALRGGRRRLIAVAAVLALLLAGGAALTAQRLNQPDTVNAVATSGAVTMHVRATGVASGTTLRISVDGIPQNVQCHLVVTKDDGSLHSAGWWSSGYSGHAVYTSSTDVPRRHLAVLTLYGADGESLVSLRM; translated from the coding sequence ATGACCGGATGGTCCTACGACCCGGTGCGGGCCGACCTGGCCGCCTACGCGCTGGGCGCCCTGGAACCGGCCGACGAGATGGCGGTGCGGGACCACCTGCCGACCTGCGAGGAGTGCCGCGCCGAGCTGGCCGAGTTCTCGGCGATCGTGCCTCGGCTGGCTGCCGTCGCCGACAGTGACCTGACCCTTCCCCGCCCGCCCGCCGCGCTCTTCGATCGTGTCGCGGCGGCCGTCGACGCCACCGAGCAGGACGGGACGCAGGAGCCGCCGGCGTCGGGTCCGACCTGGCGGAAGCGCGCGCTGCGCGGCGGGAGACGTCGGCTCATCGCCGTCGCAGCGGTGCTGGCTCTCCTGCTCGCGGGCGGAGCCGCGCTGACGGCGCAGCGACTGAACCAGCCGGACACGGTGAACGCCGTCGCCACGTCCGGTGCCGTCACGATGCACGTGAGAGCCACCGGCGTCGCCTCGGGCACCACCTTGCGCATCAGTGTCGACGGCATACCGCAGAACGTGCAGTGCCACCTCGTGGTCACCAAGGACGACGGCTCACTTCACTCGGCGGGCTGGTGGTCCTCCGGGTACTCCGGCCACGCCGTCTACACCTCCTCCACGGACGTTCCCCGTCGGCACCTTGCGGTCCTCACGCTGTACGGCGCGGACGGCGAGAGCCTGGTCAGTCTGCGAATGTGA
- a CDS encoding MFS transporter, with translation MTARPWVMLTLGTLALTVACSLLYGMPFLVPTFRAQGVSLSGAGALAAAPSLGLVATLILWGGFADRYGERLAMWLGLGLTGLAGLVAAASHTLPARAAALALVGAAGASVNSASGRLIMGWFPQERRGVAMGVRQMGQPLGVAVAALVLPPLAHRYGVSVALIAPSVLCLLVTLALLLFAVDPPRHAPVQTGVRPASPYRDSAALWRVHAASALLVVPQFATATFAAEYLVAQRHWDPAGAGRILAVIAVLGATGRLVTGRWSDRVGNRLGPMRQIAVVSMCCMLAVAATAWAGSVLVILALAAASIVSVTDNGLGFTATAEFAGPFWAGRALGTQNTAQNLAAFGTGPLVGALAAAHGYGLAFAICAVFPLVGAAITPVTAERRRLGLLRARTG, from the coding sequence GTGACTGCACGCCCCTGGGTGATGCTGACGCTCGGCACCCTGGCGCTCACCGTCGCCTGCAGCCTCCTCTACGGCATGCCGTTCCTCGTGCCGACCTTCCGGGCGCAGGGAGTGAGCCTCAGCGGCGCTGGTGCCCTCGCGGCCGCACCGTCGCTCGGCCTGGTCGCCACCCTCATCCTGTGGGGCGGCTTCGCCGACCGGTACGGCGAACGGCTGGCGATGTGGCTGGGCCTCGGCCTCACGGGTCTCGCCGGCCTGGTGGCCGCCGCGAGCCACACGCTGCCCGCCCGTGCGGCGGCGCTGGCCCTGGTGGGAGCCGCGGGCGCGTCGGTCAACTCCGCGAGCGGGCGGCTGATCATGGGCTGGTTCCCGCAGGAACGACGCGGGGTGGCGATGGGCGTGCGGCAAATGGGACAGCCGCTCGGGGTCGCCGTGGCCGCCTTAGTGCTGCCACCGCTGGCCCACCGGTACGGCGTGTCGGTGGCGCTGATCGCGCCCTCGGTGCTGTGTCTCCTGGTCACGCTGGCTCTGCTGCTGTTCGCCGTCGACCCACCGCGCCACGCGCCCGTGCAGACCGGAGTGCGCCCTGCATCGCCCTACCGGGACTCGGCTGCGCTGTGGCGGGTGCACGCCGCCAGCGCCCTGCTGGTCGTCCCGCAGTTCGCGACCGCGACCTTCGCCGCCGAATACCTGGTGGCACAGCGTCACTGGGATCCTGCGGGTGCGGGTCGCATCCTCGCGGTGATCGCCGTCCTGGGTGCCACCGGCCGTCTGGTGACAGGTCGCTGGTCCGATCGGGTCGGCAACCGGCTGGGGCCGATGCGGCAGATCGCGGTGGTCTCGATGTGCTGCATGCTCGCAGTGGCCGCCACCGCGTGGGCGGGCTCGGTGCTGGTGATCCTGGCGCTCGCGGCGGCCTCGATCGTGTCGGTGACGGACAACGGGCTGGGCTTCACGGCGACAGCGGAGTTCGCCGGGCCGTTCTGGGCCGGTCGGGCGCTCGGCACCCAGAACACCGCGCAGAACCTCGCGGCGTTCGGCACCGGACCTCTGGTCGGGGCACTGGCCGCCGCGCACGGATACGGGCTCGCGTTCGCGATCTGCGCGGTCTTCCCGCTGGTCGGCGCAGCCATCACCCCCGTCACGGCCGAACGACGGCGGCTGGGGCTCCTCCGCGCCCGGACGGGCTGA
- a CDS encoding ATP-binding cassette domain-containing protein: MLTAHDLELRAGARTLLEHTSFRVAPGDRVGLVGRNGAGKTTLTKVLAGQANPEAGQVTRSGEVGYLPQDPRTGDLTVLARDRILSARGLDTIVRDLRKAEAQMGDEDEERREKAMRRYTRLDHEFQAQGGYAAESEAASIASALALTERLLDQPLQTLSGGQRRRVELSRILFSGAQTLLLDEPTNHLDADSIGWLRDYLRAYKGGLIIISHDVEMLDTVVTRVFHLDANRAELDQYNMGWKTYLQQRETDERRRKRERQNAEKKASALFGQADKMRAKATKATAAQNMAKRAERLLAGLETERQQDRVAKLRFPKPSPCGRTPLMAEGLSRSYGSLEIFTDVDLAIDRGSRVVVLGLNGAGKTTLLRILAGVDDPDTGEVQPGHGLKLGYYAQEHENLDMDRSVLDNMKSAAPDLGETETRKVLGSFLFSGEDVLKPTRVLSGGEKTRLSLALLVVSSANVLLLDEPTNNLDPASREEILGALRGYEGAVVLVTHDEGAVSALEPERVLMLPDGVEDHWNPDYLDLVTLA; this comes from the coding sequence GTGCTCACCGCGCATGACCTCGAACTACGCGCCGGCGCCCGGACCCTGTTGGAACACACCAGCTTCCGCGTCGCGCCCGGCGACCGCGTCGGTCTCGTCGGCCGCAACGGCGCCGGCAAGACGACCCTCACGAAGGTGCTGGCGGGCCAGGCGAACCCCGAGGCCGGTCAGGTGACCCGCTCCGGCGAGGTCGGCTACCTGCCCCAGGACCCCCGCACCGGCGACCTCACGGTGCTGGCGCGCGACCGCATCCTGTCCGCGCGAGGACTGGACACGATCGTGCGCGACCTGCGCAAGGCCGAGGCGCAGATGGGCGACGAGGACGAGGAACGTCGCGAGAAGGCGATGCGTCGCTACACCCGGCTGGACCACGAGTTCCAGGCGCAGGGCGGGTACGCCGCGGAGTCCGAGGCCGCGTCCATCGCCTCCGCGCTGGCCCTCACCGAGCGACTGCTGGACCAGCCGCTGCAGACCCTGTCCGGTGGTCAGCGACGCCGCGTGGAGCTGTCCCGGATCCTCTTCTCCGGCGCGCAGACGCTGCTGCTCGACGAGCCGACCAACCACCTGGACGCCGACTCGATCGGCTGGCTGCGCGACTACCTGCGCGCGTACAAGGGCGGGCTGATCATCATCAGCCACGACGTGGAGATGCTGGACACCGTGGTGACCCGGGTCTTCCATCTCGACGCCAATCGCGCCGAGCTCGATCAGTACAACATGGGGTGGAAGACCTACCTGCAGCAGCGCGAGACCGATGAGCGCCGCCGTAAGCGTGAGCGGCAGAACGCCGAGAAGAAGGCGTCGGCGCTCTTCGGCCAGGCCGACAAGATGCGCGCCAAGGCCACCAAGGCGACGGCCGCGCAGAACATGGCCAAGCGTGCCGAACGGCTGCTCGCCGGCCTGGAGACCGAACGCCAGCAGGACCGCGTCGCCAAGCTGCGCTTCCCGAAGCCTTCGCCGTGCGGCCGCACTCCGCTGATGGCAGAAGGGCTTTCGCGGTCCTACGGCTCGCTGGAGATCTTCACCGACGTCGACCTGGCGATCGACCGCGGCTCGCGGGTCGTCGTTCTCGGCCTGAACGGTGCGGGCAAGACCACCCTGCTGCGGATCCTCGCGGGCGTCGACGACCCGGACACCGGTGAGGTGCAGCCGGGGCACGGGCTGAAGCTCGGCTACTACGCCCAGGAACACGAGAACCTCGATATGGACCGGTCGGTCCTGGACAACATGAAGTCCGCGGCCCCGGACCTCGGCGAGACCGAGACCCGCAAGGTGCTCGGCTCGTTCCTCTTCAGCGGTGAGGACGTGCTGAAGCCCACTCGGGTGCTGTCCGGTGGCGAGAAGACCCGGCTGTCGCTCGCACTGCTGGTCGTGTCGTCGGCCAACGTGCTGCTGCTCGACGAGCCGACCAACAACCTCGACCCGGCCTCGCGTGAGGAGATCCTCGGCGCGCTGCGCGGCTACGAGGGTGCCGTGGTGCTGGTGACCCACGACGAGGGCGCCGTGTCGGCCCTGGAGCCCGAGCGGGTGCTGATGCTCCCTGACGGGGTCGAGGACCACTGGAACCCGGACTATCTGGACCTGGTCACACTGGCCTGA
- a CDS encoding sigma-70 family RNA polymerase sigma factor, producing the protein MVRPEVQAKERTDLRALYDRHATALFGFALHLSGGDRGRAEDIVQETLVRAWQHLPGQPAVRQDIRPWLFTVARRIAIDQHRRAEARPTEVSGAGADRVLMGTPDDTDLEAGLDRIVILDALAALSVEHREVLMQTYYVGHTVAEAARVLQIPVGTVKSRAFYALKALRLALMERGMTP; encoded by the coding sequence GTGGTAAGACCTGAGGTGCAGGCGAAGGAGCGCACGGATCTGCGTGCGCTCTACGACCGACATGCGACGGCGCTGTTCGGTTTCGCCCTGCACCTCAGCGGCGGTGACCGCGGCCGTGCCGAGGACATCGTGCAGGAGACCCTCGTCCGGGCATGGCAGCACCTGCCCGGGCAACCGGCCGTACGGCAGGACATCCGTCCGTGGCTGTTCACCGTCGCCCGCCGGATCGCGATCGACCAGCACCGCAGGGCCGAGGCCCGACCGACCGAGGTGTCGGGTGCCGGGGCCGACCGGGTCCTGATGGGCACGCCGGACGACACCGACCTGGAGGCCGGCCTCGACCGGATCGTGATCCTCGACGCGCTCGCGGCGCTGTCGGTCGAACACCGGGAGGTCCTGATGCAGACCTACTACGTCGGCCACACCGTCGCCGAGGCGGCCCGCGTCCTGCAGATCCCCGTGGGCACGGTGAAGTCCCGCGCGTTCTACGCCCTCAAGGCGTTGCGGCTGGCACTGATGGAGCGGGGGATGACGCCATGA
- a CDS encoding plastocyanin/azurin family copper-binding protein, with product MTFTPGTYTFDVKNGGSATHALKIVGPGVDKSTSDIAAGKSATLTVTLKAGTYDVNCPVANHKMLGMDVKIKVA from the coding sequence ATGACCTTCACACCGGGCACCTACACGTTCGACGTGAAGAACGGCGGCTCGGCCACGCATGCTCTGAAGATCGTCGGACCGGGCGTCGACAAGAGCACCTCGGACATCGCCGCCGGCAAATCCGCCACGCTCACGGTGACCCTCAAAGCCGGCACGTACGACGTGAACTGTCCCGTGGCCAACCACAAGATGCTCGGCATGGACGTCAAGATCAAGGTCGCCTGA
- a CDS encoding ABC transporter ATP-binding protein: protein MPGGWMTMRSLTRDSSVKNAPLKPGTTKRVLGYAGPFRRPLIAFLVMVIIDALMVIATPLILREIVDKGVLHRDTSLVVWLAVAAAVVAILDAGLGVGERWLSALIGEGLIYDLRREVFAHVLRQPIAFFTRAQTGALVTRLNSDVIGAQTAFTSVMSNVVSNAVSLAVIVTAMAVLSWQLTLAALVLVPLFLIPTRIIGRRVAGLTRNQMIENADLGARMTERFNVAGALLVKLFGRPETEHREYAERAGKVRDYGIALALQRSVFLVGLTLLASLATAMVYGIGGVMAARGTLTVGTLLALAALLARLYLPLTQLSNVRVDVMSALVSFERVFEILDLRPMVRESADAVALPDGPLDVRFEDVEFSYPDADQVSLASLQTVQSGDDGASSQVLKGLSFVARPGEMVAIVGPSGAGKTTISALVGRLYDPTSGAVRIGGVPLTGVSDVSLRDRVGMVTQDAHMFHDTIGANLRYARPDATDAELHAALQAANISDLVDRLPHGLDTLVGDRGHRLSGGEKQRLAIARLLLKAPSVVVLDEATAHLDSESEAAVQRALDTALEGRTSLVIAHRLSTVRAADQILVVEAGRIVEHGRHAELLAAEGLYAELYRTQFAEAPTPA from the coding sequence ATGCCCGGCGGTTGGATGACGATGCGCTCGCTCACCCGCGACTCCTCGGTCAAGAACGCCCCGCTCAAGCCGGGGACGACCAAGCGGGTGCTCGGGTACGCCGGCCCGTTCCGGCGTCCCCTCATCGCATTCCTGGTGATGGTGATCATCGACGCGCTGATGGTGATCGCGACCCCCTTGATCCTGCGCGAGATCGTCGACAAGGGCGTCCTGCACAGGGACACCTCACTCGTGGTGTGGCTCGCCGTGGCCGCGGCCGTCGTCGCGATCCTGGATGCCGGGCTGGGTGTCGGTGAACGCTGGCTGTCCGCGCTGATCGGGGAGGGGCTGATCTACGACCTGCGTCGGGAGGTCTTCGCGCACGTGCTGCGCCAGCCCATCGCGTTCTTCACCCGTGCTCAGACCGGTGCGCTCGTCACCCGCCTCAACTCCGATGTCATCGGCGCGCAGACGGCGTTCACCTCCGTGATGTCCAACGTGGTCTCCAACGCCGTCAGCCTCGCGGTGATCGTGACCGCGATGGCCGTGCTGTCCTGGCAGCTCACCCTGGCGGCGCTGGTGCTGGTGCCGCTCTTCCTCATCCCGACCCGCATCATCGGACGCCGCGTCGCCGGGCTCACCCGCAACCAGATGATCGAGAACGCCGACCTGGGCGCGCGGATGACCGAGCGCTTCAACGTCGCCGGCGCCCTGCTGGTCAAGCTGTTCGGCCGCCCCGAGACCGAGCACCGCGAGTACGCCGAGCGCGCCGGCAAGGTGCGCGACTACGGCATCGCCCTGGCGCTGCAGCGCAGCGTCTTCCTCGTCGGACTGACGCTGCTGGCGTCGCTCGCCACGGCCATGGTCTACGGCATCGGCGGTGTGATGGCCGCCCGCGGCACCCTCACCGTCGGCACGCTGCTCGCGCTGGCCGCGTTGCTCGCGCGCCTCTATCTGCCACTCACCCAGCTCTCGAACGTCCGGGTCGACGTGATGTCGGCGCTCGTGTCGTTCGAGCGGGTCTTCGAGATCCTCGACCTGCGGCCGATGGTGCGCGAGTCGGCGGACGCGGTGGCGCTGCCGGACGGGCCGCTCGACGTACGGTTCGAGGACGTCGAGTTCAGCTATCCGGACGCCGACCAGGTGTCGCTGGCATCGCTGCAGACCGTGCAGTCCGGTGACGACGGCGCGAGCTCGCAGGTGCTGAAGGGGCTCTCGTTCGTCGCGCGCCCGGGGGAGATGGTCGCCATCGTCGGCCCGTCCGGTGCCGGCAAGACCACGATCAGCGCGCTGGTGGGCCGGTTGTACGACCCGACGTCCGGCGCCGTACGGATCGGAGGGGTGCCGCTCACCGGGGTCAGCGACGTCTCGCTGCGCGACCGGGTCGGCATGGTCACCCAGGACGCGCACATGTTCCACGACACCATCGGCGCCAACCTGCGCTACGCGCGCCCGGACGCCACCGACGCCGAACTGCACGCCGCCCTGCAGGCCGCGAACATCTCCGACCTGGTGGACCGGCTGCCGCACGGTCTGGACACCCTGGTCGGCGACCGCGGTCACCGCCTGTCCGGCGGCGAGAAGCAGCGGCTCGCCATCGCACGCCTGCTGCTCAAGGCGCCGTCCGTGGTGGTGCTGGACGAGGCCACGGCGCACCTGGACAGCGAGTCCGAGGCGGCCGTGCAGCGGGCACTCGACACGGCGCTGGAGGGGCGCACCTCCCTGGTCATCGCGCACCGCCTGTCGACGGTCCGTGCCGCCGACCAGATCCTCGTGGTCGAGGCCGGGCGGATCGTGGAGCACGGGCGGCACGCGGAGCTGCTGGCCGCCGAGGGGCTGTACGCCGAGCTCTACCGCACGCAGTTCGCCGAGGCACCGACCCCGGCCTGA